A genomic segment from Glycine soja cultivar W05 chromosome 20, ASM419377v2, whole genome shotgun sequence encodes:
- the LOC114401724 gene encoding serine carboxypeptidase-like 50, which translates to MLQNMTGLPTLYDYTRKVPCEDDLVENFLNIAEVKKALGINESFVYEICSDVVGDVLHADVMESVKYMVEYLVRWSKVLLYQGQHDLRDGVVQTEVWVKAMKWEGIVEFVNAERKIWKVNGELAGYVQNWKSLTNVAVLGACHLLSTDQHC; encoded by the coding sequence ATGTTGCAAAACATGACTGGGTTGCCTACTTTGTATGACTATACAAGGAAGGTTCCTTGTGAGGATGATTTGGTTGAAAATTTCTTGAACATTGCTGAGGTGAAGAAGGCCTTGGGGATCAATGAATCTTTTGTGTATGAGATATGTAGTGATGTTGTAGGGGATGTCTTACATGCTGATGTGATGGAAAGTGTGAAATATATGGTGGAGTACTTGGTGAGGTGGAGCAAGGTGTTGTTATATCAAGGTCAACATGATTTGAGGGATGGTGTGGTTCAAACAGAGGTTTGGGTGAAAGCAATGAAATGGGAAGGGATTGTGGAGTTTGTGAATGCTGAAAGGAAAATATGGAAGGTTAATGGAGAGCTTGCTGGATATGTTCAGAATTGGAAGTCTCTAACCAATGTTGCGGTTTTGGGTGCTTGCCATCTTTTGTCTACTGATCAGCACTGTTAA
- the LOC114401419 gene encoding serine carboxypeptidase-like 50, giving the protein MMESTTHKYPFIKNYAFFYFCFFLCPLLVSASSKSTNSFPKEAFPTKHGYLPISPTSTSSIFYAFYEAQNSTLPLSQTPLLIWLQGGPGCSSMIGNLYELGPWRVTESLTLQPNPGAWNRIFGLLFLDNPIGTGLSVASTRQEIPTDQNGIAKHLFAAITRFVQLDPLFKNRPIYITGESYAGKYVPAIGYYILEKNANLNVSERVNLAGVAIGDGLTDPETQVVSHAVNAYYVGLINKRQKNELEKAQLEAVRLAQMGNWSEATDARNKVLKMLQSMTGLATLYDYTRKTPYEDDLVEQFLNIGEVKKALGINESFAYESCSDVVGDVLHADVMKSVKYMVEYLLSRSKVLLYQGQHDLRDGVVQTEVWVKTVKWEGIVEFLNSERKIWKVNGELAGYVQNWKSLTNVVVLGAGHLLPTDQPVNSQKMIEDWVLERGLFK; this is encoded by the coding sequence ATGATGGAGTCAACGACCCACAAGTACCCCTTCATAAAAAACTATGCCTTTTTCTACTTCTGCTTCTTTCTATGTCCTCTCTTAGTCTCAGCTTCTTCAAAATCAACCAATTCATTCCCTAAAGAAGCATTCCCAACAAAGCATGGTTACCTTCCAATAAGTCCCACTTCAACTTCTTCCATTTTCTATGCTTTCTACGAAGCACAGAACTCAACTTTACCTCTCTCTCAAACTCCACTTCTCATATGGCTCCAAGGTGGTCCTGGCTGCTCCTCCATGATTGGAAACTTGTATGAACTTGGACCGTGGCGTGTCACCGAATCACTCACCCTTCAACCCAACCCTGGTGCTTGGAATAGAATCTTTGGCCTTCTTTTCCTTGACAATCCCATTGGAACTGGCCTCAGTGTGGCCTCAACGAGACAAGAAATTCCAACGGATCAAAACGGCATTGCAAAGCATCTTTTTGCTGCTATAACCAGGTTTGTTCAACTTGACCCCCTTTTCAAGAATCGCCCTATTTATATTACTGGTGAAAGCTATGCAGGGAAGTATGTGCCTGCAATTGGGTACTATATATTAGAGAAAAATGCAAACTTGAATGTTTCTGAAAGAGTGAATTTGGCTGGTGTGGCTATTGGGGATGGATTAACTGACCCCGAAACTCAAGTGGTTAGTCATGCTGTGAATGCTTATTATGTTGGATTGATCAATAAGAGGCAGAAGAATGAGTTGGAGAAAGCTCAATTGGAAGCAGTTAGATTGGCCCAGATGGGCAATTGGAGTGAAGCAACTGATGCAAGAAACAAAGTCTTGAAAATGTTGCAGAGCATGACAGGGTTGGCTACTTTATATGACTATACAAGGAAAACACCCTATGAGGATGATTTGGTTGAGCAATTCTTGAACATTGGCGAGGTGAAGAAGGCCTTGGGGATCAATGAATCATTTGCGTATGAGTCATGCAGTGATGTTGTTGGGGATGTATTACATGCTGATGTGATGAAAAGTGTGAAATATATGGTGGAATACTTGTTGAGTAGGAGCAAGGTGTTGTTATATCAAGGTCAGCATGATTTGAGGGATGGTGTGGTTCAAACAGAGGTTTGGGTGAAGACAGTGAAATGGGAAGGGATTGTGGAATTTCTGAATTCtgaaagaaaaatatggaaGGTTAATGGAGAGCTTGCAGGGTATGTTCAAAATTGGAAGTCTCTCACCAATGTTGTGGTTTTGGGGGCTGGTCATCTTTTGCCTACTGATCAGCCAGTTAATTCTCAAAAAATGATAGAAGATTGGGTTTTGGAAAGGGGTTTGTTTAAATAG